The DNA region ttgtttagacccggtttagacctagtttagacctggttaagtccttgtttagacccagtttagacctagtttagacctggttaagtccttgtttaTACCCGGTTTAGagctagtttagacctggttaaatcctTGTTTAGATCCAATTTAGACCttaattagacctggtttagacctgatttggaTCTagttaagtccttgtttagacctgacttAGACCTGTTTTGGACTTTAAGTCCTGATGTAACACCCTGGTTTAGACGTAATTTAGATCTGGCTTAGACttggtttgacctggtttagacctggttaagtgcTTGTTTAAATttgctttagacctggcttggacttggtttggacctgggcTGTACTCACATGAGGGCGTGCAGTCTGCAGTTCTTGGAGGTGTATTGGGCACTGGCGACAGTATTGATTGGGATGCCCTGTTGCGATATTTCAGAGCAGCATTTGTACATCCTCGGAGGGGTCACGCCATCTACACAAAAACTATTTTGTTAAATGgatgcttaaaggtgcactgtgtaacttttcaagtgaGGGCTACGTGGAGCTGTTttgctgtaatgttccacagtatgacattatacttatctattttgcatttctaCAATTAAGTGTTTGCATTGCACAAGATAcctcaaaacatgcattcttactatgagtggagtctcctctccacagatctaacctataattttagtttaatgccatactgaggaacattcccaaagcagtaatatcttcctggagacaagcaggtggtggaccctctaccaaaaaagttacatggtgaagCTTTAATctgccagaaaaaaaacaaaaaacaaaaaaaaagtttcttgaAAAtcgtctctgcattttggatggaacttGTATTCTTTTGGCAAGTTTTCTTTTATgctagatgccctccctgctcTTGACCATTACTGTTCCTCGTCAGATCAGGAATTCAACCCACAACCATGCATTAGTGTTTAACTATGCAATGTCATCTGCACATCATTTAGTAAAATGTAAGAGTTAATTTGTGGTGTTCATTCAGATCCCATTCATAAGAAATGCGTGTTTTGCCAAAGGGCGTAACAGCAATATGAACTTCACAAAATTGTAACTGAACTACcatttttgaattatttgatttataacttacaaatttagaaaaaaaagttataccTGAAGAGCAGATTAGCAAGATGCCGATCAGAGCCAGCAGAGGAGCCACAGTCTTCATGATCTTGGTTTGggtctggacttggtctggtctttggacTGGTCTAGTTCTGATCTAGTTCTGGTCTCTTCCTGGTCTAGCTCTACTCCTTTTATAGCACAGTACAAACCACGTGTGTATGTTCTTGCCTGTATCACTGACCACAGCACTTCCGTTTTCACAGCTTTAAGATTCAAGGAAATACAATTATCAGAatttagataaataaataaaatgtttgggtttttttctgccCTGAAGGATATATAtagtaataaagcttcttaggAGCACCACATGCatatatcaaaacactgaattcatatatttgtttgaatattgttttaataaagTCACATATTGATTTGAAcactattttaatgttttaacacTAAAATTATATATCTGCTTTTATTAAAGTCAAACCAAGCCAGGTCTGgacaataaaccaggtctgaaccaggaccaaaccaggtctgaaccagcaccaaaccaggtctaaaccaggaccaaaccaggtatgaaccaggtctaaactaagtctaaactaggtctatacCTCTCAGAGACTGTGAAGTATGTATATTACCACCAAAGGGATCTGAATTTAGATCATTCAATCAATACATGCAAAAACATGCAGCGCGGAGTTATCTCTCTGCAGGTGGCAAAACCCCACACCACCTTGTgggcagggcagctgtgactaccaAAAATGGTGTCAATGGCGAATgtaatgtgaagcactttgggggTCTTGAAAGCTGCTATATTAAAACATctacataataaaaacatacgATCATAATAACCAAATAGTGAATACAGCAAAAGTACatcttcatattttatttttgttactcTACAGGAGCTGGGAATCACAGGGTCCCAAATGATTTGATACTATACTTGATACATAGCTCAAGATGCAATAGTACTCAATATATGCAATGTGTCACTAGTTTTTAAGAACCAGctatggtggaagaagtaccatatccattttgttacttaagtaaaagtacagataccagagcaaaaataaacccaagtaaaagtgttacagtacccatttaaaaatgtacttaaagagtaaaaagtaaaagtattttgtgcagattttgagatcttataaggcttcagatgtagtgattttgataaagatttgtgccgaattttatttaacagaaacaactgatacattttttctagcttttatttgtatatttttgttgctcaaattctaaatgtgtaaaaaataaaccctcagcattTTCTGcatgtctcaaacaataatttaaaaaaaaaacttactactattactattactactacgtaCTTTTACTAGTTTTACTTTGTTCCTTTCCACCAATGAGAACCACATGCTGCAGTATGTCCTTGTTAAACTGCGACCAGTACACAGTgaatatggatggatatatgGATGGATATGAATATGTGGAGTATATAATGTAAACACGTTTACTTCTTCTGAACATGCAACACGATGTTAGTCCTGTCACAAAACAATTTACTAAAAATACTCTTGCCGatatatatcgatacagcagctcACGATATCGATACTGCATCCCCATATGTAAGTATATATCGATATTTCACTATTCtaaaatctctactgaacatcatgatgtcacaaggtggaacagagcattttgagctttggagatgtagacagaataaaaataaaggattCAAATTTGTTTAACACTGGTATTTTGTGAATATAAAACAACTTTATGTacctttctggaggtggcacgtcagcTGGGTGGTTCAGAAcatgctccatggagacagatatatTTTGTGATATAAAGCAGAAGTAAGGATctggtttgtggaaatgcaagcctgcTTAGAGGATGTTCAGTGCAATAATCACAACCAAAATGCTTTTAGttttttggctataatgttACACCATCAcacctctgcacacacacaagaaaagttacagaatgcaaTTTTAACATCCAAAGCactcaacaaaaaataatactctggctttatattatgcaaaaaagacTCCTTTGAGGTTTTGGCTATATTATAATACtgttatctcctcctctcctcaaaatacctgaagttgtgttttgtgtcattcacacacgttttagtaaccctttattattagtctgtctacatctccaaagctcaaaatactctgctccacctttTGATatcatgaagcgatagttttcaagttaacagcaccttttacttttagttcagtaaagattggcaattccagggctgaaataattcaaatgattctagtgaaggtgtgtggagtttaaacacagtggagcactttctgtattaccacatgacatcacaaggtgaagatccagggtttgtgtgtttgaatgaaacaaaacacaactccaggcatgtttgtgatgaggaaacaccatatGGGCccttatatttaatttatttcttgTAAACCTGTAACAAGACTCAGCAAAAAATGACTAAGTGTCAAAACCAACAAATGTGAAAGGAAACATCCtgtttttaatatacttttcaCACCTCAAAGGGTGAGAAAATCTTTTCTCTGCATCATTTGTCAGTTCAAAAATGATATAGAGTTACTATAGAGTTAGACTATAGTAACTTTATACTAACTTTATGCTAATATCATTTAGTTGTCAGTAAATACACTTAGGTCTAATGTGAGCAGCAGTAACAGATAAGTAGTGTTAATAAACACTGGAGtgaaaattaaaggtgcacaatgcaaCATTTTTTgcagatctccatggagatactgtgGATCTCATTGGAGAAAAACAGGTGACACAAgtcacaagtcagatctgtggaaaggcgatcccgctcacagtaatgtttttcaagatatttttgagtccGTGGATCATCAGACCCTCTGgcaaaaagttatatagtgcagctttaaatggtTACTTtgaaaaatgcttttgtttttaatttactctttatttttttctggttaATACACTTAAGCAGCAAGGCACAGTAACAGCTAAGCAGTGCTGATAAGTACAACACTGCTTAGCTGTTACAGAGTACAGCTTTAAATTTGGACTTTGCTTGTAGGCCTTTGTCAGTACCAacagaacaacagcagcaaTGTAGCAGCACAATATAGACTTCCTTTTAAAATTGTGCACATTTAGAGAGTTCGagttgtctcttttttttttggatccATTTGACTTTGAGATGGGAGAAGAATTGAcaactctgattggctgagagctcCAGGGGGCGGTTTTCTTTAACACTGCGTTTAATGGAACGAATTGAGTGCACAGAGAGACCAGATTTTACCAGGAGCAGGTGAGAGATGTGATCGGAGctagggagggaggggaagaaagaaggaaaggggaagagaaagaggagagagataatgAAGTGGGGAAAAAGTGAGGAGGGGGTGAGAACAAAGGAAGAGAGGAACATTTTACTTGTAGAATAACAACCTATTACGTTATACATCAACACACTCATAATTTCAGTTATGATCAAAATAATCCTGGTTATAATgtaggaacatgcaaacttcacacagacacagggagaacatgcaaggAATGGAACCCTGAACCTTCTTGCTCTGAGGTGTGAGTGCCAGCTACacagccactgtgctgcctgTTCTGTACCTGAGGTCGGGGCAGAGCTGGATCAGAGACAGCAGCTCCAGTTGGACTGAGTCTGGGTCCTGAAGCCTGAGGACCTCAGCCACTTGAAGGAGGAGCTGAGAGACCCACTGAGAGCCACTGccctgcacagacacacacacacacacacacacacacaaacacacacacattatgacttggtttgggaTAGAACATATACCCAGTTGACATTGCAAGTCCAATTTGTATTTTCtagaatgtattttgttttcatccTCCTGCAGAGGGGCCACTGCTGTTCTTTTGTTTATGTAGTATTAGTTCAATTGCTAACAGCATTGTAGTAACGcccattttgtctttgtttctaCAATGGTTTACAACCTGAACAGCAAATGGTCATAATGTAACATGGAGAAAAGACATGCAGGGGACATGTGCAGTACTGTGTGCTCTTACCCTGGCTCCAATCATGTGGTAAATATGTATCATAGTTTCACATCATAAACGGTGAAAGGTTCAAAGACACAGGAAGTAGTGCAGAGTTCAGAGTCTACCTATGTCAGGGGTTGGCAACCTGATATAGGCAGAGTCTCTGAACCATTTGGACGCAGTTtccacagaaaagaaaataatgGGAGCCGCAAAAACTTTTTGACATCTTGAATGAAGACACACAtattagcaaaagacaaaattaaatctgtcaactggagaaatcGTAGATagctataaggcagtgtccaccagcaatctgatcagaactgaagaagcggcttggatgagcagtctTCAGTCCTTTGTCCAGCTATGCATCAGAcctggattacacagacactgtatattgtttgtttgtttgtttgttttttacattcacatcacattcaCATTGTCCAACTTCCTAATTCAATCACATTGTTCGAttgtgctttaaatttcttatctaTAGAATATTAACTCCCACTGCTCAAGCAATATAAAACATTGGTGCAATCTCACCTTCTTCAGGCTCTGTGAAATTATGAGAGATTGTGAAACTCTGTGGGACTGACtttgttagactctgttagaccctGGTACAATCTCACTGTGtactgcctttaacccgacagTATTGCAGGAACCGACAGTAAGGATCTACAGAACAATCCCTGTGCCTCTGCGCCtattcttcatgcaacagaacagaagccgacaagtgcagctttaaatttggACTTTGCCTGTAGGCCTTTGCAATGCCAACAGAACGACAGCAGCAATGTAGCAGCACAATATAGACTTCTTTTTAAAATTGGGCACATTAAGTGAAACCGGTTGAGTTCGAGTtggctcattttgtttttgatccaTTTGACTTTGAGATAGGAGAAGAATGGGCGACTGATTGGCTGAGACTAGATTTTACCAGGAGCAGGTGAGAGATGTGATCCGAGctagggagggaggggaagaaagaaggaaaggtTAATGGGAattctgctcctgaaccactgcaCATAGCGTCTGCAAATCAGGGCTGCACTTTCATCTTTTCACAGGACTGTAAACGTCTGTGAGGCGTAAGTGATGTTTAAACCTTAATTTAACAAATAAAGGGGGTTTCACCCATTTGTATGCAGAATGCCTTCTGTAAACTTTTATTAAggttttatagatttttttttggtttgtatgAGCAAAAAACTATTCCCCTGTTTCATTTTGTTCTATGAGTGATCACAACTTTAAACCAAAAAACTGCCCTGTACAAAGATAGAAACTTATATTtgtaaaattgaaaaatataaaaatgtttttgatcagaCAAACCCATTTGCTTACTGTAAACTCCTTTTGTAGCCAGATCTGCCTTGTGGCAAACTGCTGGACTGTGGCTGTCTCTTGCTCTCACTCACCTGTTGAGTGAAGAAGGCGTCCATTTTGGTGACATCGTCCTTCATTCTGTTGGCCCCGCCCACCTGTTCCTTCTGGTTCCGCCTCTTTGTCTTCAGAAGGTTTTTAAAGTAACGCAGCGCCACATCCCGATGGAGGCGCCCCAGCACCCACTGAGCAGAACAGAGAGCACGATGCCAGGTTAATAGGGCTACAGCTAATGGGGCTATTGAGAATCATAGTAAACTTTACAAAACCAGAAAGAAATTATAGtgatttcagggctgaaatcatccaaatgattgtagtgaaggtgtatggagtttaaaaacacagcaggccacttcctgtattaccacatgacatcacaaggtggaatagagtgttttcagtctgacagaagaactcagcctaaatatgcagggtttgtgtgttaaacatgtgaatgaaacaaaacacaactccaggtctgtttgtgatgaggaaacattaaaacatgaatcagaaaacagcgtaatatgggctctttaaatgtcACTGAATGTCATTCGTCATGTTTTTACCTGAGTACAGCTGGGTTTGAGATCTGTCAGGAGTTCCAGTTTCTGATCTAGAAAGTCCAACAGAGAGTCTACCAGAGGAAGAGAGCCGTCCAGCCACTGGGCAGTCCACAGCCCAGAGATCTGCtcctgcacacacagacacagggatgGATGGAAGAATGCGGACAAGTGAAGCTGTGTAATTCAGGCTAAAAACAACTGATactcagctgatgtcatcaacattccctggcagtgtgatgctaactgaaggtactactctgtcagaagctctgttactcaagttggactttaatttgagctttattttaacacaatctgacaaaaaaaaaaaaaaaaagatttagatGGAACTACAACATGTGAGCTGATGCAACAGGACCATGGATGCTCctgaaaatgttcattttaactgttttgcagtggtccaaagttattcctcacttactttgtgcattcagagcatcctcattattcaccatgaagattttcacaactttcagagaccacagTCTTTCCAACACagtaatactaacaacaacaactagtatgctacttcctggtttgcagacaataaaaatgctttaaatggtAAACGACAGCACTTAGTTACTtacatgaaaaactgttgctggTAATGTTTTTAGTCATCAAATAGCATACAGAATATACCATTATCTCACAATATAAAAAAGCAAagttgtttatttacaaaaactcATTACCTTGAGTTTGCTGCGGATTCCACTAGTGAGACTACAGTACCCACAATCCCTCAGTGCATTGAGTGACTTCAAGCAGCTCTGCCTCCTTTGCTCGTCCAGTTCCTGTTTCAACACAAACTCCCTGGAAAacatatattcatttaaaacactgataataaaatctaattttaaacattttaataatgatTTCATTTGACCAGTTCAGCATTTGTAGACTACACATTCACCTGAACTGTTCCTCACACGTGAGCTGAGCTTTTAACACTGATGCGGTGGTGCTGTGATTTCCTGTGACAAACTCCTCCACTGCTTGAACATATCTGCAAAACACGTAAGCATTTATAAGGAGAAATAcaacagaagtagtagtaataatagcatTCTCTGATTACTGTTATGGAGTTAATTTACAGTACTTCACAAAGACATTATGGCTTACCTGTAGAGGAAGTCGTCCAGGTGAGCAGTGACCATCTGCCTCTGCTCTGGCCCAACACAACTCACCTTCAGCAGGGAGGAGTCTAATATCTGAAAAAGTATACAAACAGGCACAAGTCTAATACCTGAA from Periophthalmus magnuspinnatus isolate fPerMag1 chromosome 3, fPerMag1.2.pri, whole genome shotgun sequence includes:
- the LOC117393703 gene encoding eotaxin-like, which codes for MKTVAPLLALIGILLICSSDGVTPPRMYKCCSEISQQGIPINTVASAQYTSKNCRLHALIVSNKMGRKFCIDPQSQWVRRNQHTLSKIMNSS